The Bradyrhizobium sp. CCGB01 genome segment CTTGCGGGTTTTTCCGATGGCAAGGGATGCCCTGAAATCGATCTGATCAGAAACGCGATGCTGGGCTGGCGATTCTATCATGACTTTCGCACCGATCCGGCGTCACCGATCCGGAAGCCCTGTCTCGCGATCACGACGCCCTCGCTCAGTGCCGATGGAGTCGATTTGGCTGCGGCCCTGGCGACACTTTACATCATTCGGGAAGACGCCACCGACCTGCAGGACGCAATCCAGGATGCGTTCCCCGGCGCTGAGCTTCGCGCATGGGAAGAAAACGGCAGGTGTGAATTTGACCTGCAGCTGATGGATATGCCGCGGCCGTTCAGGGCTCATGAACTATCCGACGGGACGCTGAAGTACATTTGCCTGCTCGCGGTGTTCATGGGCTATCGGCTTCCGCCGTTCATCGCGCTGAACGAGCCCGAGACCAGCCTGCATCCGTCGCTGCTGGCGCCGCTGGCCCGGCTGATCGCCAAGGCATCACGCCGCGCCGACATCTGGATTGTCACCCATTCGGAGCAGCTGATGGAGGCATTGCGAAGCGAGAGTTCGGTCCCGCTTCGCCGGGTGATCAAGTCGAAAGGCGCCACGACGATCGAGGGCCTGACCATCGGCGGTGAGTACCGCGACGAGGAATCCGACGAGGACGACTCTTAGCCGTTGCGCATCGAGCCGTCGTGCGACGGCCTCCTACTTCCGCAAAATCTTCACCAGCTCCCCGTGCACGAACTCGTTGCCGCACACCACATGCCCGGTCACCAGCGCATCGCCCGGCGTGGCGATGTCGCTCACCGTTCCGCCGGCTTCGCGCACCATCAGCATGCCGGCGGCGATGTCCCAGGATTGCAGGTTGCGCTCCCAATAGCCGTCGAGGCGACCGGCGGCGACGAAGGCGAGGTCGAGGGAGGCGGCGCCGAAACGGCGCAGGCCTGCGACGCGGTCCTGGATCGCGGTCATCTCGCGGCGGAATTCCTCGTGGTCGCCGCGGCCGATATGGGGCAGGCCGCAGGCCACCACGCATTCGTTGAGCTGGCGGCGGCCGGCCACGCGCAGGCGCTGGTCGTTCAGGAAGGCGCCCTTGCCGCGCTCGGCGATGTAGAGCTCGTCATTGGCGGGGTTGTAGATCACGCCCGCAATGATCGTGCCCTCGCGCACGAGGCCGATCGAGATCGCGAATTGCGGGATGCCGTGCAGGAAGTTGGTGGTGCCGTCGAGCGGATCGACGATCCAGGTGTGGCTCTTGTCGGAGCCCTCGCGGGTGCCGCCTTCCTCGCCAATGAAGCCGTAGCCGGGGCGGGCCTTGGCGAGATCCTGATAGAGGATCTCCTCGGCGCGCTTGTCGGCCAGCGAGACGAAATTGGCCGGCCCCTTCAGCGAGACCTGAAGATGCTCGATCTCGCCGAGATCGCGCTTGAGGCTGCGGCCGGCGCGGCGCGCAGCCTTGACCATGACGTTGATAGTTGCGGAATACAGCATGAGCTCTGGTCTTGATCGGGGGAAATGGCGCGAAATCGCGCCTGATTGAGGGGATTGGGTGCCCTGCGAGGGCCCTAACGTCAAGTCATTTGGTCCCGAGCCATTTTCTGGCGGCGGCCTCCGCCTTGGCCCGGTCCTCGGCCGGCAGGTCGGACAATTGCTTGTCGAGCTCCGGATCGCCCTTGCCGGAGGTTTTCGCCACCAGATGCCATTTAAAGCCCTCGACCTTGTCCGTGGAGGTGCCCATGCCGTTGATCAGCACCCAGGCCAGGCGGTTCTGCGCGATCGCGCTGCCCTGGCGGGAGGCCTTGCGGAGCAACGCCACAGCGGCCGGCTGGTTCTTCGGCGTGCCGGTGCCGTTGAACATGGCGATGGCGTATTCGACCTCGGCATCGACATTGTCCGCAAGCGATGCCGCCTGGAGCAGCCGCACCGCGCGTTCCGGGTCCTTCGGCACGCCGGTGCCTTCCTTGTAGAAGGTCGCGAGCGCGTATTGAGCCTCGGGCAGGCCGGCATCGGCCGCCTGGCGCAGCAGCTCGGCGGAACGCTTGACGTCCTGCGGCAGGGTCTGGCCGTCGAGGTAGAGCAAAGCAAGGTTATAGGCCGCCTTGGGCTCGCCGAGCTTGGCGGCGGAAGCCATCAGCTTCACCGCCTCGCCTTTGTCGACCGAGCCGCCGCGGCCGGAGATGCGCAGCATGGCGAGCGCGAACATCGCCTCGCGGTCGCCGGCGTCGGCGGCGCGCTTGTACCATTCGAGCGCCTTGGCGTAGTCGCGGCGGATGCCCATGGCGTTGGAATAGAGCTCGCCCAGCATGGTCATCGCCTTGGGATCGCCAGCTTGCGCGCGGGTGGTGGCGAGCTCGAACGCCGTCTTGTACTGGCCGCGCTGATAGGCGCCGAACACCAGGTCGACGTTGGGATTGTCGGTCGGCGGCGCGGGGATCACGGTCGCGGGCAGCGCCGGCTTGGGCGAGGCGGCCGGCTTGGGAGAGGCGGAAGGCTTCGGTGCCGGCGCGGCCTCCTTCTTCTTCGTGAGCGCGTGCGGCTTGGGCTTCTGCTTCTCGGGCGCTGCGCTCGGCGTCGTCGCCGGCGGCGTGATCTGGAGCTGCGCGGCCGCGGGCGCCGTCAGCAGCAGCGTGGCCAGGATGGTGATGCACGGGAACTTCATGTCGGGCGCTAGCCGTGCTCCTGACCCGCAAGCGCAGTCGCATGGGCCTTCTTGATCGCAGCGTCCACCTCGATCAGCGCGGCCTTCGCACCGCGCGGATCGGACCAGACGAATTCGCCGACCAGCACGAAATCGGCGCCGCTGGCGGCGAAGTCGTGGGCCTCTTCCAGCGAGGTCGCAAAGCCGACGCAGGGCGGCTCGAACAGTTCGGCCCACCAGTCCAGCCGCTCCGCAATCGCTTGTGCCGAGGGGCGCTGTCCCTTCGCGTCGGGCTCGCCGAACAGCAAATAGTCGGCACCGATCTCGCCCGCATCCATGGAATGGTGCCGCGTCGTCAGCCCGCCGACGCCGGCGATGCGATCGGGCTTGAGCGATGGCAGTGCCTCTTTCAGCGCGGCGATGCCGGGGAGGTGCGCGCCGTCGGCGCCGCCGCGCGCGACCAGTTCGGCGTGGCCGTCGACCAGCAGCGCAGCGCCCGCCTTCTGCACCGGCGGCGCGAAGGCCTTGATGCGCGTGATCATGGTGCGCTGGTCGGTCTCCTTCAGCCGCAGCAGCACGGCCGCGACATCGGCAGAGGCGAGCAGGTCCGGCAGCGCGGCAACGAGCGTCGCGGGATCATCGACAACAGGCGTCGCGAGATACAGGCGCGGCGCCGGGCGCGGCGGAGGCGATTTGTTCGACAAGATCTAGGCTGCCTTCTTTTCCAGGCTGCTTTGCCATTCGCCCTTGGACGCCAGACCATTCATCCGGGCGCGATGGCTGAATGCGCTTTGGCCGGCCGCGACATTCTCGGGCTTGCCGGACCAGGCCTTCTGCGGTGCGGCCTGCAGCGCGCGGCCGTAGGAGAAGGTCAGGCCCCAGGGCAGCGGCCCGAGCTTGTGCATGGCGTTGAGATGCGCGGTTGCCTCCTCGTCCGACTGGCCGCCGGAGAGGAAGGCGATGCCGGGCACCGCCGCCGGCACGCACGCCTTCAGGAGCCGCAGGGTCTTCTCCGCGACTTCCTCGACGGGCGCCTGCTTCGCGCACTTCTTGCCAGAGATCGCCATGTTCGGCTTCAGCACCATGCCTTCGAGCGCGACGCGCTGCACGCGCAGTTCCTGGAACGTCTTGTTGAGCACGCGGGTCGTCACCTCATAGCAGCGGTCGATGTCGTGATCGCCGTCCATCAGCACTTCCGGCTCGACGATCGGCACGATCTGCGCGGCCTGGCACAGTGCTGCATAGCGCGCCAGCGCGTGGGCGTTGACGCTGATCGCGGTCATCGAGGGGATGCCGCTGCCGATATCGATCACCGCGCGCCATTTGGCGAAGCGCGCGCCGCGCTCGTAATATTTCTTCAACCGCTCGGCGAGCTTGTCGAGCCCGACGGTGACGAGCTCGCCCGGGCACATCGGCAGGGCTTGCGTGCCTTCGTCGACCTTGATGCCGGGAATGGCGCCGCTCTGTTCGATCAGCTTGACCAGCGGCGTGCCGTCTTTGGCATCCTGCCAGATCGTCTCGTCATAGAGGATCACGCCGGAGATGCACTGGCTCATGGCCTCCTTGGACCGGAACAGCATCTCGCGATAGTCGCGGCGGTTGTCTTCGGTCGATTCCACGCCGATCGCGTCAAATCGCTTCTTGATGGTGCCGGAGGATTCGTCGGCGGCAAGGATGCCCTTGCCTGATACGACCATGGCGGTCGCGATTCTGTTGAGCTCAGTCAGATTCATCGAGAGGTCCTCCCAAAACGATTCTGCCCTTGCCTGTGAAAATAGACGGTTCTCGGGCAATTGCCGAGTTAACGTTCGTCGCAGGGTAAAGGGGGCGGGAGGTCGTCGGGTAAATGGCTGGCTGGGCGACCCTTCACCTCGCCCCGCTTGCGGGGAGAGGCATAGGCCGCCCTTGGTGGCCGTCTTTAAGAACGCCGAAGCGGAGCTTCGGCCATGCGCGAAGCGACCGGGTGAGGGGGTACAGGTCTATCGATAGGGCACAACGCGCGGAGAGAGCCCCTCACCCCGACCCTCTCCCCGCAAGAACGGGGAGAGGGAGGGATAGATCACGCGACCTTCGGATCCAGCTCGCCCTTGGCGTAGCGCTTGGCCATCTCGGCGGTGGTCAGGACCTTCTTGATCTTGGAGGCCTGGCCGGCGGTGTTGAACTCCTGGAGCCGCTGCTTGCACAGCTTGGTCATCGCTTCCATCGCGGGCTTCAGGTACTTGCGCGGGTCGAACTCTTCCGGGTGCTCCTTGAACACCTTGCGGATCTGGCCGGTCATGGCCATGCGGTTGTCGGTGTCGATGTTGATCTTGCGCACGCCGTTCTTGATGCCGCGCTGGATCTCGGCGACCGGCACGCCCCAGGTCGGCTTCATCTTGCCGCCGAACTCGTTGATGATGTCCTGGAGGTCCTGCGGCACCGACGAGGAGCCGTGCATCACCAGATGCGTGTTCGGCAGCTTGCGGTGGATTTCCTCGATCACCTTCATGGCGAGGATGTCGCCGTCAGGCTTGCGGGTGAATTTGTAGGCACCGTGAGAAGTGCCCATCGCGATCGCGAGCGCGTCGACCTTGGTCTCCTGGACGAACTTCACGGCCTCGTCCGGATTGGTCAGGAGCTGGTCGTGGCTCAGCTTGCCTTCGGCGCCGTGGCCGTCTTCCTTGTCGCCCATGCCGGTCTCGAGCGAGCCGAGCACGCCGAGTTCACCCTCGACCGAGATGCCGCCGAGATGGGCCATGTCGGTCACGGTCTTGGTGACGCCGACATTGTAGTTCCAGTCGGCCGGGCTCTTGCCGTCGGCCTTGAGCGAGCCGTCCATCATCACCGAGGTGAAGCCGGCCTGGATCGCGGTCATGCAGGTCGCGGCCTCGTTGCCGTGGTCGAGATGCACGCAGACCGGAATGTGCGGATAAATCTCGGTGACCGCGTCCATCATGTGCTTGAGCATGATGTCGTTGGCGTAGGAGCGCGCACCGCGCGAGGCCTGGATGATGACGGGGGCGTCGACCGTGTTGGCCGCGTCCATGATCGCCAGCGCCTGCTCCATGTTGTTGATGTTGAAGGCCGGTACGCCGTAATCGTTCTCAGCCGCATGGTCGAGCAATTGACGCAACGTGATCCGAGCCATGTGTCTTTTTCTCCGTTTGGGCCTGCAGGGCCGCTTGCTTCTCTTCTTGCCGACTAATTACTTGGTGCGCAGAACTTCGACGCCGGGCAGGGGCTTGCCTTCCATCCATTCAAGAAATGCGCCACCGGCGGTCGAAACATAGGTGAACTGACCGGCCACATGGGCCTGGTTGAGGGCCGCAACGGTGTCGCCGCCGCCCGCGATCGAGATCAGTTTCTTGGCCTTGGTGCGCTCGGCGGCGTGCTTGGCGGCCGCGACCGTGCCGCGGTCGAACGGCTGCATCTCGAAAGCGCCGAGCGGTCCGTTCCAGACCAGGGTGGCTGCGTCATCGATGGCGGCATGGACCCGCGCGATCGACTGCGGACCGACATCGAGGATCATGCCGTCGGCCGGGATCGCATCGAGCCCGTAGGCATGCGAGGGCGCATTGGCGGCGAAGTGATAGGCGACCGTGGCGTCGACGGGCAGGATGATCGCGCAATTGGCGGCTTCCGCCTTTTCCATGATGCGCAGCGCGGTGGCGGCGAGATCCTTCTCGGCCAGCGACTTGCCGACCGCGACGCCCTGGGCGTGCAGGAAGGTGTTGGCCATGCCGCCGCCGATCACCAGCGCATCGACCTTGTTGACGAGGTTTTCGAGCAGGTCGATCTTGGTCGAGACCTTTGCGCCGCCGATGATCGCGATGACGGGCTTGGTCGGCGAACCCAGCGCCTTCTCCAGCGCGACGAGCTCGGCCTGCATGGTGCGGCCGGCATAGGCCGGCAGCTTGTGGCCGAGGCCTTCGGTCGTGGCATGGGCGCGGTGCGCGGCCGAGAAGGCGTCATTGACCCAGATGTCGCCGAGCTTCGCCAATTCCGCGACGAAGGCGGGATCGTTCTTTTCCTCTTCCTTGTGGAAGCGGGTATTTTCCAGGCACAGGATGTCGCCATCCTTCAGCGCCGCCACGGCCGTGGCCGCGGGCTCGCCGACGCAGTCGTCGGCGAAGGCGACGGGCTTGTTCACGACCTTCGACAAAGCTTCGGCAACCGGCTTGAGCGACTCCTTGGGGTCGCGTCCCTTTGGCCGGCCGAAATGCGCGAGCAGGATGACCTTGCCGCCCTTGTCCGAGATTTCGGTGATGGTCGGCGCGACGCGCTCGAGCCGGGTGGCGTCGCTGACGCGCCCGTTCTCCATGGGCACGTTGAGATCGACGCGCAGCAGCACGCGCTTGCCCTTCACGTCGACGTCGTCGAGGGTGCGGAATTTAGCGGACATCATTCATCATCCGTGCGTCGGAGTATCGGACTCGGAAGGCGGGTAATGGCCATGATCGCCGCTTCCGCCACCGTCTTTCGGTGATCTCACTTTATGGCCCTGGCGAAATCCGTACGCGATCAACGCGATCAACAGTATGACGCCAGGGATGCCGATCCAGTGAGGAAGCACGTGGCCTCCTTAGATCACCTTCGCGATCGCGACGGCGGTGTCCGCCATGCGGTTCGAGAAGCCCCACTCGTTGTCGTACCAGGACATCACGCGCACCAGCGTGCCGTTCTGCACCTTGGTCTGGTCCTCGTGGAAGGTCGAGGAGTGCGGATCGTGGTTGAAGTCGATCGAGACGTTCGGCGCAGTGGTGTAGCCGAGGATGCCCTTGAGCTGCTGCTCACTGGCGCGCTTCATCGCGGCGTTGATTTCCTTGGCGTCGGTGGCGCGCTTGGCGACGATCTTGAGGTCGACGACCGAGACGTTCGGGGTCGGCACGCGGATCGCGACGCCGTCGAGCTTGCCTTTCAGCTCGGGCAGCACGAGGCCGATCGCCTTGGCGGCACCGGTCGAGGTCGGGATCATCGACATCGCAGCCGCGCGGCCGCGGTAGAGATCCTTG includes the following:
- a CDS encoding inositol monophosphatase family protein, giving the protein MLYSATINVMVKAARRAGRSLKRDLGEIEHLQVSLKGPANFVSLADKRAEEILYQDLAKARPGYGFIGEEGGTREGSDKSHTWIVDPLDGTTNFLHGIPQFAISIGLVREGTIIAGVIYNPANDELYIAERGKGAFLNDQRLRVAGRRQLNECVVACGLPHIGRGDHEEFRREMTAIQDRVAGLRRFGAASLDLAFVAAGRLDGYWERNLQSWDIAAGMLMVREAGGTVSDIATPGDALVTGHVVCGNEFVHGELVKILRK
- a CDS encoding thiamine phosphate synthase gives rise to the protein MSNKSPPPRPAPRLYLATPVVDDPATLVAALPDLLASADVAAVLLRLKETDQRTMITRIKAFAPPVQKAGAALLVDGHAELVARGGADGAHLPGIAALKEALPSLKPDRIAGVGGLTTRHHSMDAGEIGADYLLFGEPDAKGQRPSAQAIAERLDWWAELFEPPCVGFATSLEEAHDFAASGADFVLVGEFVWSDPRGAKAALIEVDAAIKKAHATALAGQEHG
- a CDS encoding AAA family ATPase; this translates as MRPTEIAISNYRSIRRLSIPIHPLSVFVGENGVGKSNLYKSLSLLRDAATGRITRTIADEGGLNSVCWSGIRKRGEDGRLRLSAKFDGMRYSIELGFPGPLEAAFSGEPMIKAESIETTQGKRTVQLMERKNSLVSVRGESGAWSDHKDAVLPSETALAGFSDGKGCPEIDLIRNAMLGWRFYHDFRTDPASPIRKPCLAITTPSLSADGVDLAAALATLYIIREDATDLQDAIQDAFPGAELRAWEENGRCEFDLQLMDMPRPFRAHELSDGTLKYICLLAVFMGYRLPPFIALNEPETSLHPSLLAPLARLIAKASRRADIWIVTHSEQLMEALRSESSVPLRRVIKSKGATTIEGLTIGGEYRDEESDEDDS
- a CDS encoding phosphoglycerate kinase, yielding MSAKFRTLDDVDVKGKRVLLRVDLNVPMENGRVSDATRLERVAPTITEISDKGGKVILLAHFGRPKGRDPKESLKPVAEALSKVVNKPVAFADDCVGEPAATAVAALKDGDILCLENTRFHKEEEKNDPAFVAELAKLGDIWVNDAFSAAHRAHATTEGLGHKLPAYAGRTMQAELVALEKALGSPTKPVIAIIGGAKVSTKIDLLENLVNKVDALVIGGGMANTFLHAQGVAVGKSLAEKDLAATALRIMEKAEAANCAIILPVDATVAYHFAANAPSHAYGLDAIPADGMILDVGPQSIARVHAAIDDAATLVWNGPLGAFEMQPFDRGTVAAAKHAAERTKAKKLISIAGGGDTVAALNQAHVAGQFTYVSTAGGAFLEWMEGKPLPGVEVLRTK
- the fba gene encoding class II fructose-bisphosphate aldolase (catalyzes the reversible aldol condensation of dihydroxyacetonephosphate and glyceraldehyde 3-phosphate in the Calvin cycle, glycolysis, and/or gluconeogenesis) — translated: MARITLRQLLDHAAENDYGVPAFNINNMEQALAIMDAANTVDAPVIIQASRGARSYANDIMLKHMMDAVTEIYPHIPVCVHLDHGNEAATCMTAIQAGFTSVMMDGSLKADGKSPADWNYNVGVTKTVTDMAHLGGISVEGELGVLGSLETGMGDKEDGHGAEGKLSHDQLLTNPDEAVKFVQETKVDALAIAMGTSHGAYKFTRKPDGDILAMKVIEEIHRKLPNTHLVMHGSSSVPQDLQDIINEFGGKMKPTWGVPVAEIQRGIKNGVRKINIDTDNRMAMTGQIRKVFKEHPEEFDPRKYLKPAMEAMTKLCKQRLQEFNTAGQASKIKKVLTTAEMAKRYAKGELDPKVA
- a CDS encoding class I fructose-bisphosphate aldolase, with the translated sequence MNLTELNRIATAMVVSGKGILAADESSGTIKKRFDAIGVESTEDNRRDYREMLFRSKEAMSQCISGVILYDETIWQDAKDGTPLVKLIEQSGAIPGIKVDEGTQALPMCPGELVTVGLDKLAERLKKYYERGARFAKWRAVIDIGSGIPSMTAISVNAHALARYAALCQAAQIVPIVEPEVLMDGDHDIDRCYEVTTRVLNKTFQELRVQRVALEGMVLKPNMAISGKKCAKQAPVEEVAEKTLRLLKACVPAAVPGIAFLSGGQSDEEATAHLNAMHKLGPLPWGLTFSYGRALQAAPQKAWSGKPENVAAGQSAFSHRARMNGLASKGEWQSSLEKKAA
- a CDS encoding HcpA family protein: MKFPCITILATLLLTAPAAAQLQITPPATTPSAAPEKQKPKPHALTKKKEAAPAPKPSASPKPAASPKPALPATVIPAPPTDNPNVDLVFGAYQRGQYKTAFELATTRAQAGDPKAMTMLGELYSNAMGIRRDYAKALEWYKRAADAGDREAMFALAMLRISGRGGSVDKGEAVKLMASAAKLGEPKAAYNLALLYLDGQTLPQDVKRSAELLRQAADAGLPEAQYALATFYKEGTGVPKDPERAVRLLQAASLADNVDAEVEYAIAMFNGTGTPKNQPAAVALLRKASRQGSAIAQNRLAWVLINGMGTSTDKVEGFKWHLVAKTSGKGDPELDKQLSDLPAEDRAKAEAAARKWLGTK